From a single Osmerus mordax isolate fOsmMor3 chromosome 6, fOsmMor3.pri, whole genome shotgun sequence genomic region:
- the prpf3 gene encoding U4/U6 small nuclear ribonucleoprotein Prp3, whose product MSLPKREVEELRPWVERTVKKVLGFSEPTVVTAALHCVGKGLDKRKTTDQLRPFLDESAGGFVERLFEALEESRIARGNKGAGERNRKRDLKDVFGDEVEVTAGREVAEVVEGAPVKRKRVPRFEEVEEPEVIPGPPAESPGMLTKMQIKQMMEAATKQIEERKKQLSFSGPVPNSPRLPLPSPQTDLPASRLLSAPSAPSSGASQSIPPSQAATFMNDAIEKARKAAELQARIQSQLVMKPGILGALGSTGPHNLVALANLHAMGIAPPKVEVKEVNKPTPLILDELGRTVDASGKEVELTHRMPTLKANIRAVKREQFRQQLKEKPGDDLESTSYFDQRVTLTPAQRPRKGFKFHEQGRFEKIAQRIRTKAQLEKLQTEIAQAAKKTGIQASTKLALIAPKKELGDGEVPSIEWWDSYILPSNIDLLSLRSKEISFVNMELFGVTNLVEHPAQISPPVDTDKPVTLGVYLTKKEQKKLRRQTRREAQKELQEKVRLGLMPPPEPKVRISNLMRVLGTEAVQDPTKVEAHVRAQMAKRQKAHEEANAARKLTAEQRKEKKVKKLKEDLTHGVHIAVFRIRNLHNPAKKFKVEANANQLYLTGTVVLHRDVNIVVVEGGPKAQKKFKRLMLHRIKWPEHNSKRDDPDADDDTKRNNRCSLVWEGTAKERSFGEVKFKQCPTENMAREHFKKHGTEHYWDQALSQSVLESTDD is encoded by the exons ATGTCGCTTCCCAagcgggaggtggaggagctccgGCCATGGGTGGAGCGGACCGTGAAGAAGGTGTTGGGTTTCTCGGAGCCCACCGTGGTCACTGCGGCGCTGCACTGCGTAGGAAAGGGCCTGGATAAGAGGAAAACCACAG ATCAGCTGAGGCCATTCCTGGACGAGTCGGCGGGTGGTTTTGTGGAGAGGCTGTTCGAAGCGTTGGAGGAGAGCCGCATCGCTCGTGGCAACAAGGGAGCGGGAGAAAGGAACCGGAAAAGAGACCTAAAG GATGTGTTTGGGGACGAGGTGGAGGTGACGGCTGGTCGAGAGGTGGctgaggtggtggagggagcgCCCGTCAAGAGGAAACGCGTTCCTCGttttgaggaggtggaggagccagAGGTCAtacctggaccccctgcagagaGCCCGGGCATGCTCACCAAGATGCAG ATCAAACAGATGATGGAGGCAGCTACCAaacagatagaggagaggaaaaagcagCTCAGCTTCTCTGGTCCCGTCCCAAACTCACCG AGACTGCCCTTGCCCTCGCCCCAGACAGACCTCCCAGCCTCGCGCCTGCTCTCCGCTCCCTCCGCCCCTTCCTCTGGTGCCTCCCagtccatccccccctcccaggcggCCACGTTCATGAACGACGCCATCGAGAAGGCGCGCAAGGCCGCGGAGCTGCAGGCCCGGATCCAATCCCAGCTGGTGATGAAGCCGGGCATCTTGGGAGCCCTGGGCAGCACGGGACCTCACAACCTGGTGGCGCTCGCCAACCTGCACGCCATGGGCATCGCTCCTCC GAAGGTGGAGGTTAAGGAGGTGAACAAGCCCACCCCGCTTATCCTGGATGAGCTGGGCCGAACGGTGGACGCCAGCGGCAAGGAGGTGGAGCTCACACACCGCATGCCGACTCTTAAag CCAACATCCGAGCGGTAAAAAGGGAGCAGTTCCGTCAGCAGCTGAAGGAGAAGCCGGGAGACGACCTGGAGTCCACCTCCTACTTTGACCAGAGGGTCACACTGACCCCAGCCCAGCGACCCCGCAAGGGCTTCAAGTTCCACGAGCAGGGTCGCTTTGAGAAGATCGCCCAGAGGATCCGAACCAAG GCTCAGTTGGAGAAACTGCAGACAGAGATCGCCCAGGCTGCTAAGAAGACTGGCATCCAGGCGTCCACCAAGCTGGCTCTCATCGCCCCCAAGAAGGAGCTTGGCGATGGGGAGGTGCCCAGCATCGAGTGGTGGGACTCCTACATCCTTCCCTCCAACATAGACTT GTTATCTCTCAGATCCAAAGAGATATCGTTTGTCAACATGGAGTTGTTCGGGGTCACCAACCTGGTGGAGCACCCTGCTCAGATCAGCCCCCCAG TGGACACAGACAAGCCGGTGACCCTGGGAGTTTACCTGACCAAGAAGGAGCAGAAGAAGTTGAGGAGACAGACCCgcagggaggcccagaaggagctgcaggagaaGGTTCGCCTGGGACTTATGCCCCCTCCAGAGCCCAAAg tgCGTATCTCCAACCTGATGAGAGTGTTGGGAACCGAGGCAGTGCAGGACCCCACGAAGGTGGAGGCCCATGTCAGAGCACAGATGGCCAAGAGACAGAA GGCTCACGAGGAGGCGAATGCGGCTCGTAAGctcacagcagagcagaggaaggagaagaaggtcAAGAAGCTCAAGGAGGATCTCACTCACGGGGTTCACATcgctgtgttcag GATCCGTAACCTCCACAACCCTGCTAAGAAGTTCAAGGTGGAGGCCAACGCTAACCAGCTGTATCTGACGGGCACCGTGGTGCTGCACCGGGACGTCAACAtcgtggtggtggagggag GTCCCAAAGCCCAGAAGAAGTTTAAAAGACTGATGCTTCACAGAATCAAGTGGCCGGAACACAACTCTAAGAGAGATG ACCCAGATGCTGACGACGACACGAAGAGGAACAACAGATGCTCTCTGgtctgggag GGCACAGCTAAGGAGCGGAGTTTTGGAGAAGTGAAGTTCAAGCAGTGTCCCACAGAGAACATGGCCAGAGAACACTTTAAGAAACACGGAACCGAGCACTACTGGGACCAGGCCCTCAGCCAGAGTGTGTTGGAGAGCACAGACGACTGA
- the rprd2b gene encoding LOW QUALITY PROTEIN: regulation of nuclear pre-mRNA domain-containing protein 2 (The sequence of the model RefSeq protein was modified relative to this genomic sequence to represent the inferred CDS: inserted 2 bases in 1 codon; deleted 1 base in 1 codon), with product MAADSEAASGHGARGSSAGLEASLDRRFQGVSNTMESIQGLSTWCIENKKYHSLIVRYWMKWLKKSDTNHRLNLFYLANDVIQNCKRKNAIVYRPAFAEVLPRAALLVTDGKVRRSVERIFTIWEERSVYPEELISLLKTTLARRERDKEKEKDKEREREREKEKVKEKETTPVPASANPKAALKSKIVAEFTPQSFIEQMCGYKRVVAEEEMKEKQLTALRVDVGSTEALKRLKDKAEGNKFSKDFEDSSLKLQEFVSFLETQLSAGPPLLEALGNADVFYEMQYKEVKIVANAYNTFANRVSSLKRKLDALKSTLPGSEDSPVPSPSEDAPSPTGSDSPFLELGAGRGGSMTFDPELDGRAMDDGELGRAGDNRVLEDMELSEEETDTSIIAVENKTDKTSCASKTTKPVQSAAASKPSPSPTPTKTPPDPFSKKTGPPAPAPAPAPAPASTGAAPPSAGQGLDPSLGVNLANVDLGKISSILSSITSAMKNTAVSPVSRPSPRTPTTPSGQSSSSKPAPPSPALASILSRVDISPEGILSALSKTSTQGLSSLLQSVTGNPPSSSAPPSRSSPESSSAKAPLTSKSPLGNSLKRETGRTRDWEKERECSPPPPSPLRPXAACVSPPSLESKINSFLQGNPGFSLGLGDGSPLLGGEGVDGTPVRDETGGTPTQDEIMDTLGGDPGGHNLSPTAYRSDPWDAVITPTGSSSDGNFLSSSSSRGQSYGGGKKVPAGKSSAKTKEEQALKTRKLSGSSSLSLAELKAKKEGHPLQGRFHAGERASGERRASAGSRKASSGSEDGGLGGRREEKGRGRQGGSPGREGAEGQYHRIETLVSPCTEGAPIHTLNYSNRLQPGERIQTVESIRVIGRGMRHGGGAGGRPGGGMWYEEGSYVEPPSPSNPHGAPPPLNASPDTCPPMPPPPPPHLLPPHPHTLLGHPPPPLGQPPTQFQMGYHGDNPQNHPAHLHQHPPPPSPFFSSPPPPIPRPPPPPMPQAPPHNRNFPGPPSAVMVGGVLVPVDRPLPLPPPSRPDGADRGGIGGPRGGKGGPVPLMLSLLGEPPKLPRSGTVKEHFTPRHAPPLHRPGAPGPPPPLLGRVKEGLNITPPSPTSSSTPPPPSPSGDTVPPRPQAPSLQRPPTSPPAVPRNPRRPSPPVSLLRLPNSSPRPPILPAPMSQRPLLRARGPPTHPNHDPHVFRGGKRPGPPFGRGQGAPFHPPKRPFLPPRY from the exons ATGGCGGCGGACTCTGAAGCTGCTAGCGGCCATGGCGCTCGCGGCTCCTCCGCCGGTTTGGAAGCTTCTTTGGACCGCCGATTTCAAGGAGTCTCTAACACTATGGAGTCAATACAAGGACTGTCTACTTGGTGCATTGAAAACAAAAAATACCACAGCCTTATCGTCCGATACTGGATGAAGTGGCTCAAGAAAT CGGACACCAACCACCGCCTGAACCTCTTCTACCTTGCCAACGACGTCATCCAGAACTGCAAGAGGAAAAACGCCATCGTGTACCGACCTGCCTTCGCAGAGGTTCTCCCCAGAGCCGCCCTGCTGGTCAC GGATGGAAAGGTACGGAGGTCAGTGGAAAGGATCTTCACCATTTGGGAGGAGAGAAGCGTCTACCCAGAAGAGCTCATCTCCCTTCTGAAAACCACCCTggcacggagggagagagacaaagagaaggagaaggacaaggagagagagagggagagggagaaagagaaagtcaaagagaaagagaccacACCTGTACCAG CCTCAGCCAACCCCAAAGCTGCTCTCAAGTCCAAGATAGTGGCTGAGTTCACA cctcagtcGTTCATAGAGCAGATGTGTGGCTACAAGCGTGtggtggcggaggaggagatgaaggagaagcAGCTGACGGCTCTCAGGGTGGATGTCGGCAGCACCGAAGCCCTCAAGAGACTCAAAG ACAAGGCAGAAGGAAACAAGTTTTCCAAGGACTTTGAAGACAGCAGCCTGAAGCTTCAGGAGTTTGTGAGCTTCCTGGAGACCCAGCTGAGCGCAGGGCCCCCTCTGTTGGAGGCTTTGGGAAACGCGGATGTCTTCTACGAGATGCAGTACAAAGAGGTCAAGATCGTGGCCAAC GCTTACAACACCTTCGCCAACCGTGTGTCCAGCCTCAAGAGGAAGCTCGACGCCCTCAAGTCCACACTCCCCGGCTCCGAGGACTCCCCCGTCCCCTCGCCCTCCGAAGACGCCCCCTCGCCCACCGGCTCGGACTCCCCCTTCCTGGAGCTGGGGGCCGGCCGGGGGGGCagcatgacctttgaccccgaGCTGGACGGCCGGGCCATGGATGACGGAGAGCTGGGGAGAGCCGGGGACAACAGAGTCCTGGAGGACATGGagctgtctgaggaggagaCGGACACCAGCATCATAG CAGTGGAAAACAAGACAGACAAGACATCCTGTGCTTCCAAGACAACCAAGCCTGTCCAATCAGCAGCAGCTTCCAAACCCTCCCCTTCACCCACGCCCACCAAAACCCCACCTGACCCTTTCTCCAAAAAGACGggccccccggccccagccccggccccagccccggccccggcctcCACAGGGGCTGCTCCCCCCTCGGCTGGCCAGGGTCTGGACCCTTCTCTGGGGGTGAACCTTGCCAATGTGGACCTGGGCAAGATCAGCTCCATACTGAGCTCCATCACGTCCGCCATGAagaacacag cAGTGAGCCCTGTCTCTCGGCCTTCTCCCagaacccccaccaccccctctggCCAATCATCTTCCTCCAAACCGGCCCCGCCCAGCCCCGCCCTGGCCAGCATCCTGTCTCGAGTAGACATCTCCCCTGAGGGTATCCTGAGTGCCCTGTCCAAGACCAGCAcgcagg gtcttTCATCTCTGCTTCAAAGTGTCACTggaaaccccccctcctcctccgcccccccctcc cgctcttCCCCAGAATCCTCTTCAGCGAAGGCTCCACTCACTTCTAAATCCCCCCTGGGGAACAGCCTGAAACGAGAGACGGGGCGAACGAGGgactgggagaaagagagagagtgtagtccgccccccccctcccccctccgccc tgcTGCCTGCGTCTCTCCCCCCAGTTTAGAGTCTAAGATCAACAGCTTCCTCCAGGGGAACCCTGGCTtcagcctggggctgggggacgGGAGCCccctcctggggggggagggggtggacggGACCCCCGTGAGAGACGAGACCGGGGGTACCCCCACCCAGGACGAGATCATGGACACCCTGGGGGGTGACCCTGGGGGTCACAACCTTTCACCCACAGCCTACCGCAGTGACCCCTGGGACGCCGTCATCACCCCCACAGGAAGCAGCAGTGACGGcaacttcctgtcctcctcctcctcccgaggACAGAGTTACGGAGGCGGGAAGAAGGTGCCTGCTGGGAAGAGCTCCGCCAAGACCAAGGAGGAGCAAGCGCTGAAGACCAGGAAGCTGTCCGGCAGTTCGTCTCTGTCCCTCGCTGAGCTGAAGGCTAAGAAGGAAGGGCATCCCCTCCAGGGGAGGTTCCACGCAGGCGAGCGAGCGtccggggagaggagagcgtcCGCGGGCTCCCGCAAGGCCAGCAGCGGCTCCGAGGACGGAGGGCTGGGCGGACgcagggaggagaagggtcGAGGACGGCAGGGTGGGTCCCCGGGACGAGAGGGCGCGGAGGGGCAGTACCACCGCATAGAGACCCTGGTGTCCCCCTGCACAGAAGGAGCCCCCATCCACACCCTGAACTACTCCAACCGTCTGCAGCCCGGGGAGCGCATCCAGACCGTGGAGAGCATCCGCGTGATTGGTCGAGGCATGCGGCACGGGGGCGGGGCTGGTGGTCGTCCCGGGGGTGGGATGTGGTATGAAGAAGGGAGTTACGTGGAGCCGCCTTCCCCCTCAAACCCTCacggcgcccccccccctctcaacgCCTCCCCCGACACGTGCCCCCCCATGCCCCCAccgcctccccctcacctcctcccccctcatcctcacacCCTCCTtggccaccctccccccccactcggTCAACCCCCCACCCAGTTCCAGATGGGTTACCACGGGGACAACCCCCAGAACCATCCCGCTCACCTGCACCagcatcctccccctccctcccccttcttcagctctccccctccccccatccctcgcccccctccccctcccatgccCCAAGCCCCGCCTCACAATCGTAACTTCCCAGGCCCCCCCTCTGCTGTCATGGTGGGTGGAGTTCTGGTCCCTGTAGACcggcccctgcccctccctccccccagccggCCAGATGGGGCAGATCGTGGGGGTATTGGGGGTCCGCGGGGGGGTAAAGGTGGGCCCGTGCCCCTCATGTTATCTCTCCTTGGGGAACCCCCGAAGCTACCCCGCTCCGGTACCGTTAAAGAGCATTTCACCCCCCGTCATGCTCCCCCCCTGCATCGCCCGGGggccccaggccccccccctcccttactaGGAAGAGTGAAGGAAGGGCTCAACAtaactcctccatctcccacatcctcctccacccctcctcccccctccccctcaggtgACACCGTCCCTCCCCGCCCACAGGCCCCCTCTCTACAGAGGCCCCCTACGAGCCCCCCGGCTGTGCCCCGAAACCCccgccgcccctcccctccggtCTCCCTCCTGCGCCTGCCTAActcctcccctcgcccccccaTCCTTCCAGCCCCTATGAGCCAAAGACCCCTGCTGAGAGCTCGaggcccccccacccaccccaaccatgaccccCACGTGTTCCGGGGGGGCAAGCGCCCTGGGCCCCCTTTCGGCCGAGGACAGGGGGCTCCCTTCCATCCCCCAAAAAGACCCTTCCTGCCCCCTCGCTACTGA